DNA from Solidesulfovibrio fructosivorans JJ]:
ATCTGGCCGTACTCGCCGGCTTGAGGCAGGCGAGGAAGAAAAGCTCTTGGACGCCTGCCCCTCACCTTTTAAAGAATTGATCCAACTCGCGCTTGAAACCGCGATGCGGCGCGAGGAGCTTCAGACGCTGGAATGGTCGCAGGTGGATTTCAATGGAAAGACAGCGCACCTTCCCAAAACGAAAAACGGGGATGCGCGAACGGTCCCCCTCTCCCCCATCGCCTTAGACATTTTGCAATCAATTCAACGTGGCGAATCGGATCGAATTTTTCCGTTTACGCTTGATTTCATAACGAAAAAAATGGGTAAGGTCGTTAAGAAGGCCGGCATGGTGAATTTTCACTTTCACGACTTACGCCATGAGGCGACCAGCCGCTTGTTTGAGAATACGGATCTGGACGTAATGGAAATCAAGGGGATCACGGGGCACAAGTCTATGCAGATGCTGGCGCGGTATTCCCACCTGCGGGCGGGACGGCTGGCGGAGAGGTTGGCGGGGAAGGGGCGGAAGTAGCTGGCCCCCCGCTCATTTTTTATTCGAAAACGAAAAATCCCTTGTCAAAAAGTTTGGGAATCGCTATTTCTTTCTCGCCGCCTCTCTACGGATACCTCTTGAGGTGGCTACAGAGAGGCCCTCCTACGCGGGGGCCTTTTTCATTTAAGGGAGTCAGCCATTATGGATAGGGTCGCCATCTTTGTTGACGCCGGATATTTTTGCACTGGTGGAGGTTCGTCAATCGCTGGGCGAAAGACCAAGCGAAGAGAGGTCAATGTAAAAATTGACAATACAATTGCATTCCTTAAGGAAAAATCTAAAAAATTAAGCGGATTACCGCTGCTCAGGATATATTGGTATGATGGCGCATTATCTCAAAACCTTACAACTGAGCAGCAGTATATAGCATCTGCTGCTGATGTAAAATTAAGACTTGGCACCGTCAACGGATATGGCGAACAAAAGGGCGTTGATGCTAGAATCGTTACTGACCTTACAGAACTTTCCAGACTCAATGCCATATGTGATGCAGTTTTATTAGCAGGTGATGAAGACTTAAGAATTGGAGTTGAACTTGCCCAAGCTCAAGGTGTGCGTGTACATTTATTAAGCATACAAAATTCAGGCTGCTCAACACCTCTCAGAAGAGAGGCTGACACTTGTTCAGAAATATCTATTGATGAAATAAAAAATCTCATTTCTATAAGCGACACAGATTCTTCCACACAATCACAGACATTAGAATGTTCTGCGACTGCCTCGTCTTCTATCACTCGCGTCTCAGATCTTGACTCTGATCTTCAATCTATTATAGATACTTATCTTGAAAGATTAAGTATCCCTGCAAAAGATCTGTTAGTGGCGGCAATAGCAGCAGACAACTCTCAAATTCCATCCGAACATGACAGCAAATTACTTGGGATTGCAAAAGATAAATTTGGAAGATTCCTTTACTCAGAAGAAAAACAAGAATTAAGAAATGCATTTAAAGAAAGGATTTTGGCCGATGCCCCCACTAATATGGAAAAATAACAAACCAATGTTATTTTAGCCCTGCCTTAGCCACCGCCAACTCTCCCCACGCCGTGGTGTACCGTGGCGACCTCGCGGCCTGTTTCATCTTCCATCCCTGCTCTACCCCGCACGCTGCTAAGCAAATCATATCCCGCCCGAATCGGGCGTTGATCGCGTCCATGGTGGCCATGAGGCGTTCACCTCTGGGGTCCGGTTCAGTGGTGGGCGTCAGTAAGGAAAGTTGGCGGTTACCCAGCCTTTCCAGGCCTGAGAGCATCATCCCGACTTTCTTGTAGCGGAATCCACGACGGAAAATCTTCTCCAGGATCTTCACAGCGATCTTGACTATGTCGCCGGTATGCGACGTGGCCAGGGCAGGCCAACCTCTCCTCCTTAAAGGATTATCTGTCCACAAAATCGGGTCAACTCCAATGTTTACTTATTACTCATAACTCTTCACACTCAAGTTCATAGGTTAGTTTTAGTGAATCATGCACATCTTTGATAAGATTTCTGGATTGATGTAGGATGTGAGACGCTCCACGACATGCGGACGCATCGAAATCTTTCTCCCCAATCCAATTTAACGCTACCGAAACAAGAGCCATCGATTCACTGGCGCGACGCAA
Protein-coding regions in this window:
- a CDS encoding DUF4113 domain-containing protein, giving the protein MWTDNPLRRRGWPALATSHTGDIVKIAVKILEKIFRRGFRYKKVGMMLSGLERLGNRQLSLLTPTTEPDPRGERLMATMDAINARFGRDMICLAACGVEQGWKMKQAARSPRYTTAWGELAVAKAGLK
- a CDS encoding site-specific integrase, encoding MATIRPRGDSWEVRIRRKGWPVTCRTFDTKFDAEKWAREIESEMDRGVFVSRAEAEATTLAEALDRYETDYLPRLAHPDREILRIKGLKRRVLAARFLAAIRTKDVADFIKEREAEGVSPNTIRLDLALLSRLFEVAASDWGMESLANPVRRVSRPKLPSGRTRRLEAGEEEKLLDACPSPFKELIQLALETAMRREELQTLEWSQVDFNGKTAHLPKTKNGDARTVPLSPIALDILQSIQRGESDRIFPFTLDFITKKMGKVVKKAGMVNFHFHDLRHEATSRLFENTDLDVMEIKGITGHKSMQMLARYSHLRAGRLAERLAGKGRK
- a CDS encoding NYN domain-containing protein; amino-acid sequence: MDRVAIFVDAGYFCTGGGSSIAGRKTKRREVNVKIDNTIAFLKEKSKKLSGLPLLRIYWYDGALSQNLTTEQQYIASAADVKLRLGTVNGYGEQKGVDARIVTDLTELSRLNAICDAVLLAGDEDLRIGVELAQAQGVRVHLLSIQNSGCSTPLRREADTCSEISIDEIKNLISISDTDSSTQSQTLECSATASSSITRVSDLDSDLQSIIDTYLERLSIPAKDLLVAAIAADNSQIPSEHDSKLLGIAKDKFGRFLYSEEKQELRNAFKERILADAPTNMEK